Part of the Denticeps clupeoides chromosome 3, fDenClu1.1, whole genome shotgun sequence genome, cccagtagctgcacgcatcaggttctaaatactgatgctggcctacaaagccaaacatggagtagcaccatcctacctcacagcccttattacacctcgcactgcacctggtatactccgagcctccagtactgctagTGAACCAGActtgatccccacacactgctccctgggcacctgtcatgggtgcccactgctcaccaagggtgatggttaaaagcagaggacacattttgttgtgcaccgtgtgctgtgctgcagtgtatcacttcactttcacttgcataCTTACTTGTATTTCCTTGAAAACCTCCTTGAGACTTTTCCATTTTCATCTTGCCGTTCCTCATGTTTACCTTAAAATTTGACAAAACAgtttacattttatacaaataaattataatacatttttgattcTGCACTGTTTTTCAGTTAATTGAAAACTTAGCACCATTCAAAGCACTCTGTCATCATGCCAGCAGGATactataaaaatgtacagtccCCAAGGGAGCCTGTCATTTAAAGCTATAGAGCCAAATCCTAATTCTAGTCCATTTTAGAACTGATTTGAACAATGCCACATGATAACATTTGAGCTACTTAACCACAATGCAAGATTCTTTTGACAAAAGAAAGTTTACCTGCTATTTCCAGGTAACCTTCCTTAGTCTTAATTGCAATATCCTCAGGTGAGAACTGACTGACGTCCAGAGAAATCCTCCAGCTGCCCTGTCCAGTCCTTATTTCTCTCAGCCCTTCCGAGACGTGACTTCTGGGACTGGGTGCACCGGCGGTCTGCGTGGTGGAGGGAGAACAGAGCGGTGCGAGCACGTACCCCGGCAAGGAGTATGCAGACAGCCTCCTCCGGGCCCAGTCAATCCAGGTCACATCGGTGGGCTCAACAAAAGAAGGCAGGCCGATATCTTGATCAATTGGTCGCTTGGGTGGCGATGAGTGAC contains:
- the LOC114786873 gene encoding heat shock protein beta-1-like, with product MADHNKTAPRPLFQRGCDWDSLRHSSPPKRPIDQDIGLPSFVEPTDVTWIDWARRRLSAYSLPGYVLAPLCSPSTTQTAGAPSPRSHVSEGLREIRTGQGSWRISLDVSQFSPEDIAIKTKEGYLEIAGKHEERQDENGKVSRRFSRKYKLPPAVDRQHIRTSMSPDGILSVETLLPASASTLPAEVAIPVQMQTEQ